From a single Collibacillus ludicampi genomic region:
- the trpS gene encoding tryptophan--tRNA ligase, with amino-acid sequence MARVFSGIQPSGKLTLGNYFGALSRFVKIQETDECMYCIVDQHAITVPQDPEALRRQTIEACAMYLACGIDPEKAIVFVQSHVSAHTELAWMLQCVARMGELGRMTQFKDKSGGGANADVVSVGLFTYPALMAADILLYQTERVPVGIDQKQHIELTRDLAERFNRDYGDTFTIPEPWIEEIGAKIMALDEPTKKMSKSSPNPNSYISLLDTPEEIKKKFARATTDSEREIRYDREAKPGISNLLEILSLCTGESIESIVNRYQGKGYGDLKREVADSVVELLTPIQAKFHRLLESGEAVDAFREGAKKAREIANRTLQKVRERMGFLQL; translated from the coding sequence ATGGCACGAGTCTTTTCCGGCATTCAACCGAGCGGTAAACTCACACTCGGAAATTATTTCGGGGCTTTGTCCCGCTTTGTGAAAATTCAAGAGACTGACGAATGCATGTATTGTATCGTCGATCAACATGCGATCACAGTTCCGCAGGATCCCGAGGCACTGCGCAGACAGACGATTGAGGCATGTGCCATGTACTTGGCATGCGGGATCGATCCCGAGAAAGCGATCGTATTCGTGCAGTCACATGTTTCTGCTCATACGGAACTCGCATGGATGTTGCAATGTGTGGCACGAATGGGTGAACTGGGGCGAATGACACAATTTAAAGATAAAAGTGGGGGCGGGGCGAACGCAGACGTTGTCAGTGTCGGGTTATTCACTTACCCTGCGTTGATGGCTGCCGATATCTTGCTCTATCAAACGGAACGCGTACCGGTTGGAATCGACCAAAAGCAGCACATCGAATTGACGCGTGATCTTGCGGAACGTTTCAATCGTGATTACGGTGACACATTCACCATTCCGGAACCATGGATTGAGGAAATCGGGGCGAAAATCATGGCACTCGATGAGCCGACGAAAAAGATGAGTAAGAGCTCCCCGAATCCGAACAGTTATATCAGCCTGTTGGATACACCGGAAGAGATCAAGAAGAAATTTGCGCGGGCCACGACCGATTCGGAGCGAGAAATCCGCTATGACCGAGAGGCGAAACCGGGGATCAGCAATTTGCTGGAAATCCTCTCTCTCTGTACGGGAGAAAGTATTGAAAGCATCGTGAACCGTTACCAGGGCAAAGGTTATGGGGATCTCAAACGTGAAGTGGCGGACTCTGTCGTGGAACTACTCACACCGATACAAGCGAAATTCCATCGGTTGTTAGAATCGGGCGAAGCGGTCGATGCCTTCCGCGAGGGAGCGAAAAAGGCGCGAGAGATCGCCAATAGAACCCTGCAAAAAGTGCGGGAACGCATGGGATTCTTGCAATTGTAA
- a CDS encoding glutamate-1-semialdehyde 2,1-aminomutase, translated as MDHTLSQRYYEEALEYIVGGVNSPSRSFKAVGGGAPVFMAKGKGAYFWDVDGNRYIDYLAAYGPLIHGHGNEHIAKAIAHAAENGVLYGTPTVLEIQLAKMLREAIPSLEKIRFVNSGTEAVMTCIRVARAYTNRTKVIKFEGCYHGHSDLVLVAAGSGPSTLGIPDSAGIPESIAQEVITVPYNDLTSFEEALKHWGEQTAAVLVEPIVGNFGIVQPEPGFLEGVNRLAHSYGALVIYDEVITNFRFMYGGAQNLLGVEPDMTALGKIIGGGLPIGAYGGRREIMEKVAPLGPAYQAGTMAGNPASIAAGIACLEELQKPGTYERMDELAGILAEGLLAAARKYGHKVTINRCRGAFTLYFGREEPVKNYSDAQASDGEAFARFFRAILEEGICLAPSKYEAWFVSTAHSREDIDYTIAAAERAFAKM; from the coding sequence ATGGATCATACACTTTCACAACGGTACTATGAAGAAGCGTTAGAATATATTGTCGGAGGTGTGAATTCTCCCTCTCGTTCGTTTAAAGCCGTAGGGGGAGGAGCCCCTGTATTTATGGCCAAGGGAAAAGGGGCGTACTTCTGGGATGTCGATGGAAACCGTTATATCGATTATTTGGCAGCATACGGTCCTTTGATCCACGGACACGGAAATGAACATATCGCAAAAGCGATCGCACACGCGGCGGAAAACGGTGTTCTTTACGGCACACCAACCGTACTGGAGATACAATTAGCGAAAATGTTGCGCGAAGCAATCCCCTCCTTGGAAAAAATCCGCTTCGTGAATTCTGGAACAGAAGCGGTGATGACATGCATACGTGTAGCACGTGCCTATACGAACCGCACGAAGGTGATCAAGTTCGAAGGGTGCTATCATGGACATTCCGATCTCGTCCTTGTAGCAGCCGGTTCAGGCCCTTCAACGTTAGGCATCCCTGATTCCGCAGGGATCCCTGAGTCAATCGCCCAGGAAGTGATTACCGTTCCCTATAATGATCTCACAAGCTTTGAGGAAGCGTTGAAACACTGGGGAGAACAGACGGCAGCCGTACTTGTCGAACCGATCGTAGGCAATTTCGGTATCGTCCAACCGGAACCGGGATTTCTCGAAGGGGTCAACCGACTGGCACATTCGTACGGAGCGCTCGTCATTTATGATGAGGTGATCACGAATTTCCGCTTCATGTATGGCGGCGCACAGAATCTGCTCGGAGTGGAACCGGACATGACCGCCCTTGGAAAAATTATCGGCGGCGGTTTACCAATCGGGGCATATGGCGGACGCAGAGAGATCATGGAAAAAGTGGCTCCTCTCGGTCCTGCTTATCAAGCGGGTACGATGGCTGGAAATCCGGCATCGATTGCCGCGGGAATCGCATGTCTGGAGGAATTGCAAAAACCCGGTACATATGAACGAATGGACGAATTGGCGGGGATTCTTGCTGAAGGATTGCTGGCTGCCGCGCGAAAATATGGTCACAAGGTGACGATTAATCGTTGCCGCGGTGCATTCACATTGTACTTCGGGCGGGAGGAACCTGTGAAAAATTATTCGGATGCACAAGCTTCCGATGGGGAAGCATTTGCACGCTTCTTCAGGGCGATTCTTGAAGAAGGAATTTGTTTGGCTCCGTCCAAGTATGAAGCATGGTTCGTTTCCACGGCTCATAGCCGTGAGGACATCGATTACACGATTGCTGCCGCTGAACGCGCATTTGCCAAAATGTAA
- a CDS encoding deoxyribonuclease IV, protein MIKIGANVSIAKTGLLAAVEETVSYRANTFMIYTRSNRGGKARPIEQFNREKAYELMKEHDIVDPVVHAPYLINLASPKEDTWEYGIDLLREDIRRTSYLGIRYVVFHPGSHVGEGIPYGIKRIAEGLNAILTGEEDVFVCLETMAGDGSKVGNRFEEIAEIISLVKYKEKLGVCGDTCHLYSAGYDIVNDFEGVMKEFDDIIGLDRLKVFHINDSKTPFNSRKDRHENIGKGSIGGEAIRRIVHHEVLRDMPCILETPEGRYKEEIAYIRGEIEEPSYL, encoded by the coding sequence GTGATTAAAATTGGAGCTAATGTATCGATCGCAAAAACAGGATTGCTCGCGGCTGTTGAAGAGACGGTCAGTTATCGTGCGAATACATTTATGATTTATACCCGTTCGAATCGGGGAGGCAAAGCGAGGCCGATTGAACAGTTTAATCGGGAGAAAGCGTATGAATTGATGAAAGAACACGACATCGTAGATCCGGTGGTTCATGCTCCCTATTTGATTAATCTGGCTTCTCCCAAAGAAGATACATGGGAGTACGGCATCGATTTGTTACGGGAAGATATTCGCAGAACTTCGTATCTGGGGATTCGGTATGTTGTTTTTCACCCGGGTTCTCATGTTGGAGAAGGGATTCCTTACGGGATCAAACGGATCGCTGAAGGATTGAATGCGATTCTCACAGGAGAAGAAGATGTATTCGTCTGTCTGGAGACGATGGCCGGTGACGGATCAAAGGTGGGGAACCGTTTTGAAGAGATAGCGGAGATCATCTCCTTAGTCAAGTACAAGGAGAAGTTGGGGGTCTGTGGAGATACTTGCCACTTATACTCGGCCGGTTATGATATTGTCAATGATTTTGAAGGGGTCATGAAAGAGTTTGACGATATCATCGGGCTTGATCGCTTAAAAGTGTTTCATATCAACGATTCAAAGACCCCTTTTAATTCCCGTAAGGATCGCCACGAAAACATTGGCAAAGGGTCAATCGGGGGAGAAGCGATTCGACGGATCGTTCACCATGAGGTTTTAAGGGACATGCCTTGTATTCTTGAAACGCCGGAAGGACGCTATAAGGAGGAGATCGCCTATATTCGGGGCGAAATCGAGGAGCCAAGTTACTTATAG
- a CDS encoding C40 family peptidase, producing MFSPSHSRLLLPFVMVISSISLILLISSEVPYAYKQVKVETANKQSKPQDITRKSYENTGSEVVMIAKRYIGTPYQWGGGRPNGFDCSGFVQYVMRQAGISIPRITYEQYKFGDPVDRKQLQKGDLVFFQTDPPGASHVGIYAGNQTFIQADATKGVKISSLEHSYWKHSYLGARRVILP from the coding sequence ATGTTTTCCCCATCCCATTCACGTTTGCTGTTGCCATTTGTAATGGTCATCTCTAGTATTTCTTTAATCTTACTGATTTCATCAGAAGTGCCTTATGCGTACAAACAAGTGAAAGTGGAGACGGCAAACAAACAAAGCAAACCACAAGATATCACGAGAAAATCCTATGAAAATACTGGATCGGAAGTAGTCATGATCGCCAAGCGTTACATCGGCACTCCCTATCAGTGGGGCGGAGGGAGACCGAATGGGTTCGACTGCTCCGGCTTCGTCCAGTATGTCATGCGCCAAGCAGGAATTTCGATCCCGCGGATTACATACGAGCAATACAAGTTCGGCGATCCGGTCGATCGCAAACAACTACAAAAAGGGGATCTGGTCTTCTTTCAGACCGATCCCCCCGGCGCTTCCCATGTAGGGATCTACGCCGGCAATCAGACGTTTATTCAGGCTGATGCGACCAAAGGCGTGAAAATTTCTTCCCTCGAACACTCTTACTGGAAACATTCCTACTTGGGAGCGAGGCGAGTCATACTCCCCTAA
- the trxA gene encoding thioredoxin: protein MASASVLSVTEANFEETLKTDKPVLIDFWAEWCGPCRMVAPVIDEVANELSGKLVVGKINVDENPAIAQKYGIMSIPTMLVFKNGEVVKSLVGYMPKKDMLDKLADVL from the coding sequence ATGGCATCTGCTTCTGTTCTTTCAGTCACTGAAGCGAATTTCGAGGAAACATTGAAAACAGATAAACCCGTCTTGATCGATTTCTGGGCCGAGTGGTGCGGTCCATGCAGAATGGTCGCTCCCGTGATCGATGAGGTTGCCAACGAACTTTCGGGCAAACTGGTTGTCGGTAAGATCAATGTAGATGAAAACCCGGCGATCGCTCAGAAATACGGCATCATGTCGATTCCGACCATGCTTGTTTTCAAAAACGGTGAAGTTGTGAAGTCGCTCGTTGGTTATATGCCCAAAAAAGACATGCTGGATAAATTGGCGGATGTCTTATAA
- a CDS encoding NifU family protein, which translates to MRERVQEALDKIRPGLQADGGDAELIDVDAENGTATIRMVGACGGCPMSTMTLKMGIERTIRASVPEIKEVIAV; encoded by the coding sequence CTGCGTGAACGTGTTCAAGAAGCTTTGGATAAAATTCGCCCTGGTCTGCAGGCGGATGGCGGTGACGCCGAACTGATCGATGTCGATGCGGAGAATGGAACTGCAACCATTCGAATGGTGGGTGCATGCGGCGGTTGTCCGATGAGCACGATGACCTTGAAAATGGGCATTGAGCGTACGATCCGTGCATCTGTACCAGAGATCAAAGAGGTTATCGCCGTTTAA
- a CDS encoding helix-turn-helix domain-containing protein — protein sequence MCTIGQKIRELRVKRGLTQIELANGLVTPSMISLIETDKANPSPKLLQHIAEKLGVAMDYFLEEGTSPWEPLSAYTLAKAMLLAGNYEEAYSLLQQLTGSTTSLSLSDIQLLLGECLFYMGKYEDAIQVFERIIDGQPCPYERRVQFHCFYLMGKAYIELHNYTLAKHFWLKAYEWASRSDSIDPSAIRTLLLDYVRLCLITGEKEEAASYVEKANRIKEVGASIQEIALAYVEKAKLEQDQENYKSATDYSHRAVGLLEAIQLVKTSIDLDVYAAILQGDQGNIQEALTDLQRCKQAYMSIGIDSENSFLHREAARFCLQLQDYDTALFHATKALHFAKNDKERAYVLRTLALIKKELGHLQEAISNVKKAIQLFASREMFDELTKSYTLLSEIFALLTEMKAKTRPS from the coding sequence ATGTGTACAATTGGTCAAAAGATCCGCGAGTTACGCGTCAAGCGTGGTCTCACTCAGATCGAATTGGCCAATGGACTCGTGACGCCGAGCATGATCAGCCTGATTGAGACGGACAAAGCGAATCCGTCACCAAAATTGTTGCAACACATCGCTGAAAAACTGGGTGTAGCGATGGATTATTTTTTGGAAGAAGGAACATCTCCCTGGGAACCGCTTAGCGCCTACACACTGGCGAAAGCAATGCTCCTTGCCGGAAATTATGAAGAGGCATATTCTTTATTGCAACAACTGACCGGGTCCACAACCTCCCTTTCTCTCAGCGATATCCAACTGCTGCTCGGTGAATGCCTCTTTTACATGGGAAAATATGAGGATGCAATCCAAGTATTTGAACGGATTATTGACGGGCAACCTTGCCCCTATGAACGCCGCGTTCAATTTCACTGCTTTTATCTGATGGGAAAAGCGTACATAGAACTACATAATTATACGTTGGCAAAACACTTTTGGTTGAAAGCTTACGAGTGGGCGTCCCGCTCAGATTCGATCGATCCTTCCGCGATCCGCACGCTTCTCTTGGACTACGTGCGCCTTTGTTTAATTACGGGGGAAAAAGAAGAAGCGGCTTCTTACGTCGAAAAAGCGAATAGAATCAAGGAAGTAGGCGCATCGATACAAGAGATCGCCCTTGCTTATGTCGAAAAGGCGAAACTGGAACAAGATCAGGAAAACTATAAGTCAGCAACCGATTACAGTCATCGCGCAGTTGGTCTGTTGGAAGCCATCCAGCTTGTCAAAACATCGATTGACCTGGATGTATACGCGGCGATCCTGCAAGGTGATCAAGGCAACATTCAAGAAGCGTTAACCGACCTGCAGAGATGTAAACAAGCGTATATGTCAATTGGAATCGATAGCGAAAACAGCTTTCTTCATCGTGAAGCCGCTCGTTTCTGTCTTCAACTTCAAGATTATGATACCGCTCTTTTTCATGCGACCAAAGCCCTTCATTTTGCCAAAAATGATAAGGAACGCGCCTATGTGTTACGTACACTTGCATTGATCAAAAAAGAGTTAGGTCATTTGCAGGAAGCAATTTCAAATGTAAAGAAAGCGATCCAACTTTTCGCAAGCCGCGAGATGTTCGATGAACTGACGAAATCCTACACCCTCCTGTCTGAAATCTTTGCTCTCCTGACGGAAATGAAAGCAAAAACGAGACCGTCCTGA
- a CDS encoding YiiX/YebB-like N1pC/P60 family cysteine hydrolase: MKMKKLILFFTVCLPTFGTNLTFAASSQVPIDENLNRPHIEKPSIPADPRGPLPKDASEWDQWIKKHPDPLAKNGGVTSSVIPASITLGPLVNGDIILGASPTNGSKSSVPYGYFRHAAMYDSGNGNFISAMPGIGVYRETTSFWSNGYNVVRNMYVTNASYTQRQSVVQNAAAHIGEPYNFGSSKTDISSWYCSKLPWFEYNKWASIDIDANGGYWVTPDDIYNDSDVTLAW; this comes from the coding sequence ATGAAAATGAAAAAATTAATATTGTTTTTTACCGTTTGCTTACCTACATTCGGTACAAATTTGACTTTTGCAGCATCTTCGCAAGTTCCTATTGATGAAAATTTGAATCGTCCACATATTGAAAAACCATCAATTCCAGCTGATCCTCGTGGTCCTCTACCCAAAGATGCATCAGAATGGGATCAATGGATTAAAAAACATCCGGATCCACTAGCTAAAAATGGTGGAGTTACGAGTTCGGTAATTCCCGCCTCCATTACCTTGGGGCCGTTGGTTAATGGAGATATTATTTTGGGTGCATCCCCGACAAACGGAAGTAAAAGCAGTGTTCCATATGGGTATTTTCGACATGCCGCAATGTATGATTCCGGAAATGGAAACTTCATTTCTGCTATGCCTGGTATCGGTGTCTATCGTGAAACCACATCTTTCTGGTCAAACGGTTACAATGTAGTACGAAACATGTATGTGACCAATGCTTCTTACACTCAAAGGCAATCTGTCGTTCAAAATGCTGCTGCTCACATAGGGGAACCCTACAATTTTGGTTCTTCAAAAACGGATATAAGTTCATGGTATTGCTCTAAGTTGCCTTGGTTTGAGTATAATAAATGGGCTTCTATTGATATTGATGCAAATGGTGGATATTGGGTAACCCCAGATGATATTTATAATGATAGTGATGTTACTTTAGCTTGGTAA
- a CDS encoding YncE family protein, whose translation MLNKVWVLPLSLFFLVACSSSSHSLSTTTDGHSILYVSDSHKIDIVDVDTNKNNIINNSIFIQSLNYDKEKKRIVAPGYSPEEKFLGLLFVEGTDLKKKSTSPFAPIHLYQYGNTYVMDSAQVLKDGKIDITQIGVYNSSTESMIKLLQVPGIVKDIIGFGSKAYISSYLSPESTQNEGVPPKSNIYELDLHSYKLRPIFHQDQKFVPFRLLFHDGYLYGVYQSANNVPIEAPQNQLIKIDPQKGVIEKTVQLPIFAKDMTLSSDGKSIFVTHFDQWGSQDLLEKPLSKVDLSTFQVDELTYPIRAVSLVSLNGKLYVGNSIDRNIVVIDEKTFKVEKTIQAEIPAMYMVKN comes from the coding sequence ATGTTAAACAAAGTATGGGTACTTCCCCTTTCATTATTCTTTTTGGTCGCTTGTTCAAGTAGTAGTCATTCACTTTCTACTACTACAGATGGACACTCGATTCTTTATGTCAGTGATAGCCATAAAATAGACATTGTTGATGTGGATACAAACAAGAACAACATCATAAACAATTCGATATTTATACAAAGCTTGAACTATGACAAAGAGAAAAAAAGAATTGTAGCTCCCGGATATTCTCCTGAAGAAAAATTTCTGGGACTTTTGTTTGTCGAGGGTACGGACTTGAAAAAAAAATCCACTTCGCCGTTTGCCCCTATCCATCTCTATCAATATGGAAATACGTATGTCATGGACTCCGCTCAGGTATTGAAAGACGGAAAAATAGATATCACCCAGATCGGAGTGTATAATTCATCAACCGAAAGCATGATCAAACTATTGCAGGTTCCAGGCATTGTAAAAGATATTATTGGATTTGGATCGAAGGCGTATATTTCCAGTTATCTCTCACCAGAAAGTACACAGAACGAGGGTGTACCCCCCAAATCGAATATTTATGAACTTGATCTCCATTCATATAAACTCCGTCCAATATTCCACCAGGATCAAAAGTTTGTTCCGTTTCGGTTGCTTTTTCATGATGGATATTTATACGGGGTCTATCAAAGCGCAAATAATGTGCCGATAGAAGCTCCGCAAAATCAATTGATCAAAATCGATCCCCAAAAAGGTGTGATCGAAAAGACCGTTCAGTTACCAATATTTGCTAAAGATATGACATTATCATCGGATGGGAAAAGCATTTTTGTCACCCATTTTGATCAATGGGGGAGTCAGGATCTCCTTGAAAAACCGTTAAGTAAAGTAGATCTAAGCACATTTCAGGTTGATGAATTAACCTATCCGATCCGAGCAGTTTCGCTTGTATCCCTCAATGGCAAGTTGTACGTTGGCAATAGTATTGATAGAAATATAGTGGTTATCGATGAAAAGACGTTTAAAGTGGAAAAGACCATTCAAGCAGAAATACCGGCGATGTATATGGTCAAAAATTAA
- a CDS encoding manganese catalase family protein: protein MWIYEKKLQYPVRVSKCDPRMAKYLIEQYGGADGELAAALRYLNQRYTIPDKVIGLLTDIGTEEFAHLEMIATMVYKLTKDATPEQLKEAGFGEHYADHDRALFYHNAAGVPFTATYIQAKGDPIADLYEDIAAEEKARATYQWLIDLTDDPDLQDGLKFLREREIIHSQRFREAVELLKEEQERKHIF, encoded by the coding sequence GTGTGGATTTACGAGAAGAAATTGCAATACCCAGTGCGTGTCAGTAAATGTGACCCACGAATGGCGAAATATTTGATCGAACAGTATGGTGGTGCTGACGGTGAATTGGCTGCTGCACTCCGTTATCTGAATCAGCGTTACACGATTCCTGATAAAGTAATCGGATTACTTACAGATATCGGGACGGAAGAGTTTGCCCACTTAGAAATGATCGCGACAATGGTGTATAAACTCACGAAAGATGCAACTCCGGAACAATTGAAAGAAGCAGGATTCGGGGAACATTACGCGGATCATGATCGGGCATTGTTTTATCATAATGCGGCGGGTGTTCCTTTCACGGCAACTTATATTCAAGCGAAGGGCGATCCGATCGCCGATCTTTACGAAGATATTGCCGCTGAAGAAAAAGCGAGAGCTACGTATCAATGGTTGATCGATTTAACGGACGATCCCGATTTACAAGACGGGCTCAAATTTCTCAGAGAACGGGAAATTATCCATTCGCAACGATTTCGTGAAGCGGTCGAATTATTGAAAGAGGAGCAAGAGCGGAAACACATCTTCTAG
- a CDS encoding spore coat protein CotJB — protein sequence MSERHSVDRRYYELLHQLQAIDFVLVELNLYLDTHPDDRNALEQHNHYVQERWKIAQEYESRYGPLTHFGHSYSRFPWQWDDSPWPWQV from the coding sequence ATGAGCGAGCGTCATTCTGTCGACCGTCGATACTACGAGCTATTGCATCAACTTCAGGCGATCGACTTCGTTCTTGTAGAACTCAATCTGTACTTGGATACACATCCGGATGATAGGAATGCTCTCGAACAACACAACCATTATGTTCAAGAACGTTGGAAGATCGCGCAGGAATATGAGAGCCGTTACGGTCCCTTGACCCACTTCGGACACAGCTATTCCCGCTTTCCATGGCAGTGGGACGATTCACCGTGGCCCTGGCAAGTATAA
- a CDS encoding spore coat associated protein CotJA produces MFTQTKVYHPFVSPFDPCRPLVSKTYATPPHLYLGFQPPNLPQFTPVEAIKHGVLWPALYSPYEGRTDSYKERDRS; encoded by the coding sequence TTGTTCACACAAACGAAGGTCTACCATCCTTTCGTGAGCCCTTTCGATCCCTGCAGGCCATTGGTTTCCAAGACATACGCGACGCCCCCGCACCTGTATCTGGGCTTTCAACCCCCGAATCTCCCGCAATTTACCCCTGTCGAAGCGATAAAGCATGGTGTGTTATGGCCTGCCCTCTATAGCCCTTACGAAGGACGAACAGACAGCTACAAGGAGAGAGATCGGTCATGA
- a CDS encoding M24 family metallopeptidase, with translation MMVHLMRRNRLQDWMKREGLDLAIVTHPANVFYLTGFYCNPHERFLGIVVPAKGESTLIVPALEKEAATAKSQMNVDSHSDTEMAADVLHTVIERTYANPQTVGIEKASMSVARYEEISARVGGSYQDIEPALLQMRQCKDETEVSIMRKAAKLADLAVEAAVSAIEVGKTEVEIVQAIEAAIKAHGGERAAFETIVLSGEKSALPHGVPGTRKIASGDIVLVDLGVVVEGYCSDITRTFVVGEASPEQRAIYDTVLQANEAAIAAVKPGIAASEIDRAARDVIARSGYAEYFIHRVGHGLGIDVHEFPSLHGANTTPLVTGMTFTIEPGIYLPGTGGVRIEDDVLVVDGGVEVLTKFPKELMILPA, from the coding sequence ATGATGGTTCATTTGATGAGAAGGAACAGGCTGCAAGATTGGATGAAACGTGAGGGGCTCGATCTCGCGATCGTGACACACCCTGCCAACGTGTTCTATTTGACAGGTTTTTATTGCAATCCGCATGAGCGTTTCCTGGGTATCGTTGTACCGGCAAAAGGAGAATCCACGTTGATTGTACCTGCTTTGGAAAAAGAGGCGGCGACAGCAAAAAGTCAAATGAATGTGGATTCTCACAGTGATACGGAAATGGCGGCAGATGTACTACATACAGTCATTGAACGGACGTACGCGAATCCGCAAACAGTTGGAATTGAGAAAGCAAGCATGTCGGTTGCCCGTTATGAAGAGATCTCTGCTCGTGTCGGCGGCTCATATCAAGATATTGAACCAGCACTTTTGCAGATGAGGCAGTGCAAGGACGAAACGGAAGTCAGTATCATGAGAAAAGCCGCCAAATTAGCGGATTTGGCGGTGGAAGCGGCTGTCTCGGCCATCGAAGTGGGGAAAACAGAGGTGGAGATCGTGCAGGCGATCGAAGCGGCGATCAAAGCGCACGGGGGAGAAAGGGCGGCTTTTGAAACGATCGTTCTATCGGGTGAAAAAAGCGCTCTGCCACACGGTGTACCGGGTACCAGAAAGATCGCTTCTGGTGATATCGTCCTCGTTGACTTAGGAGTTGTTGTTGAAGGTTATTGTTCTGATATTACGCGTACGTTCGTTGTCGGTGAAGCTTCACCAGAACAAAGGGCTATTTACGATACAGTCTTGCAAGCAAACGAAGCGGCGATCGCTGCGGTGAAACCGGGGATTGCTGCTTCCGAGATCGACCGCGCGGCGAGGGATGTGATCGCGAGGAGCGGTTATGCTGAATATTTCATTCATCGGGTGGGACATGGCTTAGGAATCGATGTTCATGAATTTCCGTCTCTTCATGGAGCGAATACGACTCCTTTGGTAACGGGAATGACGTTCACGATCGAACCGGGGATCTATTTGCCGGGCACCGGCGGTGTTCGTATCGAAGATGACGTCTTAGTCGTTGACGGAGGGGTCGAAGTCCTCACGAAGTTTCCAAAGGAATTGATGATTCTGCCGGCATAG
- a CDS encoding DUF47 domain-containing protein, whose product MFKKQNQFFDLLVQITENISAASAAFKEGLKNYTSGEKLAASIKVYEDEGDEKTHQIIRALNATYMTPIEREDILALATKLDDILDGMEAAANRFDMFHIQSVDNFMVEFAKNIQDCAEQLEYAMKSLQRKKLLEIRQYTVRLNELENVGDKLMRDSIKSLFARTNDPVEIIKLKEVYEILEGVSDSCEDVADILESVVMTNA is encoded by the coding sequence GTGTTCAAAAAACAAAATCAATTTTTCGATCTACTTGTACAGATCACGGAAAATATCTCTGCCGCTTCTGCAGCTTTCAAAGAAGGATTGAAGAATTATACTAGCGGAGAAAAGCTAGCGGCATCCATCAAAGTATACGAAGACGAGGGTGATGAAAAAACCCATCAGATTATACGCGCATTAAACGCTACGTATATGACTCCCATTGAGCGGGAAGACATTCTGGCATTGGCGACAAAGTTAGACGATATTCTTGACGGTATGGAAGCGGCCGCCAATCGTTTTGATATGTTCCACATTCAATCGGTTGACAATTTCATGGTCGAATTTGCAAAAAACATACAGGATTGTGCCGAACAGCTAGAATATGCTATGAAATCGTTACAACGCAAAAAATTATTGGAAATCCGGCAATATACCGTTCGTCTAAACGAATTGGAGAATGTGGGAGACAAGCTGATGCGCGATTCGATCAAGTCCCTTTTCGCTCGTACAAACGATCCAGTGGAAATTATCAAACTAAAAGAAGTATACGAGATTCTCGAAGGCGTTTCCGACAGTTGTGAAGACGTAGCCGATATCCTCGAATCGGTTGTCATGACAAACGCGTAA